From Ignavibacteriales bacterium, a single genomic window includes:
- a CDS encoding efflux RND transporter periplasmic adaptor subunit translates to MKTLLLSLLFALSLTAIGCARKTASEDEEGGNVKATVAVKTTSLYRGDMATIVESVGKIDALRKQKLFSPVAGRVISLTALEGAAVAAGEVLAVIQTKESQAAITGAEVLVRSAKSPEQKAEAQKTLDLAKSTENSVAIRASSSGTVSTRSISEGEFVSENAELFTVIDFSTLVFIADVPTRDLSSLSVGQRATISLQTLAGKDLQAAVEAINPQTDFTSQTLKVRLRFTGPASSLAKLVKTDMTGIARIVTGLHRRVFIVPKSAVLRNDETNAYSIVTFNADSLALSLPVEIVGMTDSTAAITNHGLKEGMNIITEGNYALADSTRITVVR, encoded by the coding sequence ATGAAAACACTTCTTCTCAGCCTTCTGTTCGCACTTTCACTGACTGCAATCGGCTGTGCCAGGAAAACGGCCTCTGAAGATGAGGAAGGAGGAAACGTCAAAGCGACCGTCGCGGTGAAGACAACCTCTCTGTATCGGGGAGATATGGCGACCATCGTCGAATCGGTTGGAAAGATTGACGCCCTCAGGAAACAGAAACTATTTTCCCCGGTTGCCGGCAGGGTGATTTCGCTGACGGCGCTTGAAGGGGCGGCTGTTGCAGCTGGAGAGGTTTTGGCTGTCATTCAAACAAAGGAATCACAGGCCGCAATCACGGGTGCAGAAGTGCTCGTGCGCTCGGCGAAATCGCCCGAACAGAAGGCAGAGGCTCAGAAAACCCTCGATCTGGCAAAGTCCACTGAGAATAGCGTGGCGATTCGCGCGTCGTCCAGCGGCACGGTCTCCACGCGCTCCATCAGCGAAGGCGAGTTTGTGTCAGAAAACGCTGAACTGTTCACGGTGATCGATTTTTCAACCCTGGTATTCATCGCAGATGTGCCCACCAGGGACCTCTCGTCACTCTCGGTCGGACAACGTGCCACAATCAGCCTGCAAACACTTGCTGGCAAGGATCTTCAGGCCGCCGTGGAAGCCATCAATCCGCAAACCGATTTCACGAGCCAGACGTTGAAGGTGCGATTGAGATTCACGGGGCCGGCATCCAGCCTGGCGAAACTTGTGAAGACAGACATGACCGGGATCGCGAGGATCGTGACCGGCCTCCATAGACGCGTGTTCATCGTTCCGAAATCTGCCGTCCTGCGAAACGACGAAACGAATGCATACTCCATTGTTACCTTCAACGCGGATTCGCTTGCGTTAAGCCTTCCTGTTGAAATTGTCGGTATGACCGACTCGACAGCCGCGATCACCAATCACGGCTTGAAAGAAGGAATGAACATTATCACCGAAGGAAATTATGCTCTCGCCGATTCTACACGTATCACCGTCGTGAGATAG
- a CDS encoding PspC domain-containing protein codes for MKRLYRSRNHKVIGGVAGGIGEYLDIDPVLARILFILTFFAGGAGFIAYIIDWIIIPEQPRENTMTMPPDPQQTNVPPQPPQAPKPEESQRRGSIVGGLVLLVLGLLFLGQNFLPDFNFGDWWPLILVAIGAGLLYKAVRPSHS; via the coding sequence ATGAAACGTCTCTATCGTTCCAGAAATCACAAAGTGATCGGCGGTGTGGCGGGAGGAATCGGGGAATACCTTGACATCGACCCTGTTCTCGCGAGAATCTTGTTCATTCTTACCTTTTTCGCGGGAGGAGCAGGATTCATCGCGTACATCATTGACTGGATTATCATACCTGAACAACCCAGGGAAAACACTATGACCATGCCACCCGATCCTCAGCAAACGAACGTGCCTCCACAACCACCGCAGGCTCCGAAACCCGAAGAATCACAACGGCGCGGGAGCATCGTCGGAGGCCTCGTACTTCTTGTCCTGGGTCTTCTCTTCCTCGGACAGAACTTCCTTCCCGATTTCAATTTCGGTGACTGGTGGCCGTTGATTCTGGTTGCCATCGGCGCAGGATTGCTTTATAAAGCTGTCCGACCAAGCCATTCCTAA
- a CDS encoding anaerobic glycerol-3-phosphate dehydrogenase subunit C has product MTLHLYSTAACFYEVTPLAVVIPETIDDIRTAARICWKHEIPILPRGAGSSLSGNAVGKAVVLDLSHHFKDIELLSGGRVRCGVSVVLNQLQDRLKDQQRKLGPDPSSGNVCVIGGMLGNNSGGPHTIKHGNMVHHVDEISVVLANGQLFKAKNILLADILNLVDSDRHYYEQVRSLMEKHAADISASKPLSTKNASGYQVWGALTETHLNMASLLVGSEGTLGIFTDAVVRTLPLVKHRGIISFYFADLASMGTAVRHLRALGASAIEFVDQSFIKLALTFRPELKEFLPADVQYLLYVEFEDDNIDRVNDVLLESKAMVCDRQKLAEVGSFSTNEEEIEKVIRVRKAATVILNKIQGKEKPVPFVEDAAIHPDVFTEFLIDLSALLRQYPFKYAIFGHAGDGNLHLRPILNFKDPQSFRHAEDLMEKFVGLVVKHKGTLSGEHGDGRLRTPFVDRTFPRLIPLFKELKALFDPAGILNPGIKVANLRTRWVENLRYSPAYQYVRTSSGLDSDLWRTEIEKCHGCGTCREYCPVFIATGDEEATGRAKANILRKLISGQSEMAVFDTGQFYSIMDYCVNCGQCLTDCPTGVNIPGMAMLAKEKLHEKRPYKINEFILQRGMQVSSLAALMPALSNTALSIPLVRTLMEATAGIDSRRNLPPFAARKEDPRSAGVATDKKVVLWSGCAAQFNDPDGELSSCIKMLNKLGYEVILPDWKCCNVAKLSYGNFRDSKSDIEYNVKTLLPCAQRGIPIVFTSASCGYAFMHEYRALFPDNESIRKIVESSFDVHDFLAQIIIEGGHKKSFIPLRQSVAYHAPCHLKTQKNKYGPTDLLKLIPELTLVKIKDSCCGIAGTFGMKKENFDLSMEIGSRLFAEIERAHPEVVLSGCGTCQIQINQGTGIEVVHPMTLINEAFQPASS; this is encoded by the coding sequence GTGACCCTCCACCTCTATAGCACCGCCGCCTGCTTCTACGAGGTCACACCGCTCGCTGTTGTCATCCCCGAAACCATCGACGACATCCGGACGGCGGCCAGGATCTGTTGGAAGCATGAAATCCCGATACTCCCCCGCGGCGCTGGTTCCAGCCTCTCGGGTAATGCGGTTGGCAAAGCGGTGGTCCTGGATCTCTCTCATCATTTCAAAGACATCGAACTCCTTAGCGGCGGCCGTGTTCGTTGCGGCGTCAGCGTTGTGCTGAACCAGCTGCAGGACCGGTTGAAGGATCAACAGCGGAAATTGGGACCCGATCCGAGCAGCGGGAATGTATGCGTCATCGGCGGCATGCTCGGCAACAACAGCGGCGGTCCTCATACGATCAAGCATGGCAACATGGTCCACCACGTCGACGAGATAAGCGTCGTTCTGGCAAACGGGCAGTTGTTCAAAGCAAAAAACATCCTCCTCGCAGACATTCTCAACCTCGTTGACTCGGACCGGCACTACTACGAACAAGTCAGAAGTTTGATGGAGAAGCACGCTGCCGACATCAGCGCAAGCAAGCCTCTGTCCACGAAGAATGCCTCGGGATATCAGGTCTGGGGGGCTCTCACAGAAACGCATTTGAACATGGCTTCCCTGCTGGTCGGCAGCGAAGGCACACTCGGCATCTTCACCGACGCCGTCGTCAGGACGCTGCCCCTCGTTAAACACAGGGGCATTATCTCCTTCTACTTCGCAGATCTCGCGAGCATGGGAACCGCTGTGCGGCATCTGAGAGCTCTCGGTGCATCAGCCATTGAATTTGTGGATCAATCGTTCATCAAACTGGCTTTGACCTTCAGGCCGGAACTGAAGGAGTTCCTTCCGGCGGACGTACAGTATCTGCTGTACGTGGAGTTCGAAGACGACAACATCGATCGGGTGAATGATGTGCTGCTGGAATCGAAGGCGATGGTGTGTGACCGGCAGAAGCTTGCCGAAGTCGGTTCCTTCTCCACGAACGAAGAAGAAATCGAGAAGGTGATCCGCGTCAGGAAGGCAGCAACTGTTATTCTCAACAAGATTCAGGGGAAAGAAAAACCGGTCCCGTTTGTCGAGGACGCAGCGATCCATCCCGACGTGTTCACGGAGTTTCTCATCGACCTTTCCGCTCTCCTGCGGCAATACCCGTTCAAGTACGCGATCTTCGGACATGCCGGGGACGGCAACCTTCACCTTCGCCCAATCCTGAATTTCAAGGACCCTCAATCGTTCCGGCACGCCGAGGACCTGATGGAGAAATTCGTCGGGCTCGTCGTGAAACACAAAGGCACACTCTCCGGTGAACATGGCGACGGGCGATTGAGGACACCGTTCGTTGATCGGACGTTTCCAAGACTCATCCCGCTCTTCAAAGAGCTTAAGGCGCTCTTCGATCCAGCAGGCATCCTTAACCCGGGCATCAAAGTAGCGAACCTGAGAACACGATGGGTCGAGAATCTCCGATATTCGCCAGCCTATCAGTATGTGCGGACGTCCTCGGGGCTTGACTCGGATTTGTGGAGAACAGAAATCGAGAAGTGCCACGGATGCGGAACCTGCCGGGAGTACTGCCCGGTCTTCATTGCAACCGGCGATGAGGAAGCAACCGGAAGGGCGAAGGCAAATATCCTGCGTAAGCTGATCTCCGGTCAATCAGAAATGGCGGTTTTTGACACCGGGCAATTCTACAGCATCATGGACTATTGCGTGAATTGCGGGCAGTGTCTCACCGATTGTCCGACCGGTGTCAACATTCCCGGGATGGCGATGCTTGCGAAAGAGAAATTGCACGAGAAGCGCCCCTACAAGATCAACGAGTTTATCCTGCAGAGGGGAATGCAGGTCAGCTCTTTGGCCGCATTGATGCCTGCGCTCAGCAACACAGCCCTTTCGATTCCGCTCGTCCGCACACTCATGGAGGCCACGGCCGGCATTGACAGCAGAAGAAACCTCCCCCCGTTCGCTGCCCGCAAAGAGGATCCTCGTTCCGCGGGTGTCGCGACCGACAAAAAGGTAGTCCTCTGGTCTGGCTGTGCTGCGCAGTTCAACGATCCGGATGGGGAGCTTTCCAGCTGCATTAAGATGCTCAACAAGTTGGGGTACGAGGTTATCCTCCCTGACTGGAAGTGCTGCAACGTCGCCAAACTCTCATACGGCAACTTCCGGGACTCCAAGTCCGACATAGAGTACAACGTGAAAACCCTTCTTCCATGCGCGCAACGTGGCATTCCAATCGTGTTTACGAGCGCGTCGTGTGGTTATGCTTTCATGCACGAATACCGGGCCTTGTTTCCTGACAACGAGTCCATCAGGAAAATCGTCGAATCGAGCTTCGACGTCCACGATTTTCTCGCTCAAATCATCATTGAAGGCGGTCACAAGAAGTCCTTCATTCCACTCAGGCAGAGCGTCGCGTATCATGCCCCCTGTCATCTCAAGACACAGAAGAACAAATACGGCCCAACGGATCTCCTGAAACTCATACCGGAACTGACTCTGGTGAAGATCAAGGATAGCTGCTGCGGCATCGCGGGCACATTCGGAATGAAGAAGGAGAACTTCGACCTGTCGATGGAGATCGGGTCGAGGCTGTTCGCTGAAATCGAGCGGGCGCACCCTGAAGTCGTCCTCTCCGGCTGCGGGACCTGCCAGATTCAAATCAATCAAGGTACTGGAATTGAAGTGGTTCACCCCATGACACTCATCAATGAGGCATTTCAACCTGCGAGTTCCTGA
- a CDS encoding DUF5668 domain-containing protein, whose amino-acid sequence MKLSTLFWGILLIAIGGLFLLNNLGVLNVNWETIWRLWPMVLVFWGLSILVGRQRPPWYVVVLMIFLLLFMIAAAATSTWFHSDFDIVSGDGLQQKLEEPFAPKTEKATFRLQSGAGRFYIRDTTSQLIKAETETSFGKYALTREQSDNSAYVTLDFRGRNRGWNFGNGRNRVDVRLNPEPIWTINLHVGAASGSFDLSPFKVEELTLDAGASSMKVRFGDRAEETRVKVKTGAASTSIEVPASVGCEVRLQTALSGKRIRGFEKISGNRYQTSDFESAAKKIYIDVSAGVSQIRVDRY is encoded by the coding sequence ATGAAATTGAGCACCCTGTTCTGGGGAATTCTCCTTATTGCCATCGGGGGACTGTTCCTTCTCAATAACCTTGGCGTGCTGAACGTCAACTGGGAAACGATCTGGAGACTGTGGCCGATGGTACTGGTATTCTGGGGCCTCTCCATCCTGGTCGGAAGACAACGCCCACCGTGGTATGTTGTGGTTCTGATGATTTTCTTGCTGCTGTTCATGATCGCCGCGGCTGCGACATCGACGTGGTTCCACAGCGATTTTGACATTGTCTCGGGGGATGGGTTACAGCAGAAACTCGAGGAACCGTTTGCGCCAAAAACTGAGAAGGCCACATTCCGTCTGCAGTCAGGCGCGGGACGCTTCTACATCCGCGACACTACAAGCCAATTGATCAAGGCAGAGACGGAAACAAGCTTCGGGAAGTATGCCCTCACGCGTGAGCAGTCGGATAACTCTGCCTATGTCACGCTCGATTTCCGCGGCCGGAATAGAGGATGGAATTTTGGCAACGGCAGGAACAGGGTCGATGTTCGACTCAACCCGGAACCCATTTGGACAATCAATCTTCATGTGGGCGCGGCGTCGGGAAGTTTTGATCTGAGCCCATTCAAGGTTGAAGAGCTCACGCTCGATGCAGGTGCGTCGTCGATGAAGGTTCGCTTCGGGGACCGCGCGGAGGAGACCAGAGTGAAGGTCAAAACGGGAGCTGCTTCGACTTCCATTGAAGTACCTGCATCCGTAGGCTGCGAGGTACGCCTTCAGACTGCCTTGTCGGGGAAGAGGATACGAGGGTTCGAGAAGATAAGCGGAAACCGATATCAGACTTCCGACTTCGAATCCGCGGCAAAGAAAATCTACATTGATGTCTCAGCGGGAGTGTCCCAGATTCGAGTGGATCGATACTGA
- a CDS encoding Gfo/Idh/MocA family oxidoreductase, whose protein sequence is MTDTRIRKIRYGIIGFGLFAERAIAGAIKGSPNSELVAIQKRSLVLAREKADSLSIPHAFSSPAELVACPDVDAVFIVSANSAHHDETITAAKVGKHVLVEKPIAINAIEAQQMVEECARNHVKLMVGQVVRFSPVVRHLRELVRSGSLGRIISARADYLFNARLSKRTWMCDRALAGGGPVFDIGVHCLDTLSFVLDDQVRAIQSQLSPLPTVTATERTAVLALQYAKGTLASITCSFEAPARHIHIEIVGTDGLASAVDFTLSATRLKLNITHRTDTTETREQAIDFEVPNLYVDEVTAFSECILNDTESPVPGIEALHHQKVLDLALSGGGSVS, encoded by the coding sequence ATGACGGACACACGAATCAGAAAAATTCGATACGGGATCATCGGTTTCGGGCTGTTCGCTGAGCGGGCTATTGCCGGCGCCATCAAAGGCTCACCGAATTCCGAACTCGTCGCAATCCAGAAGCGATCACTCGTTCTGGCCCGCGAAAAGGCCGACTCCCTCTCCATACCGCATGCATTCTCCTCTCCTGCCGAACTTGTCGCCTGCCCAGACGTTGATGCCGTCTTCATCGTGTCCGCGAACTCTGCGCACCACGATGAGACTATTACGGCGGCGAAGGTAGGGAAACACGTCCTGGTTGAAAAACCAATAGCGATAAATGCGATCGAAGCGCAGCAGATGGTCGAGGAATGTGCACGGAATCATGTGAAGTTGATGGTCGGTCAGGTGGTCCGATTCTCTCCCGTCGTACGCCATCTCCGCGAGCTCGTCCGGTCAGGCAGCCTGGGACGGATCATCTCAGCAAGGGCAGACTATCTCTTCAATGCTCGTCTTTCCAAACGGACATGGATGTGCGATCGTGCTCTCGCCGGCGGAGGGCCCGTGTTCGACATCGGCGTTCACTGTCTCGATACGCTCTCGTTTGTTCTTGATGATCAGGTCCGGGCAATCCAATCTCAGCTCTCTCCGTTGCCGACTGTCACAGCGACTGAACGGACAGCGGTGCTCGCGCTCCAGTACGCCAAAGGAACTCTCGCCTCCATCACCTGTTCGTTTGAAGCACCAGCGCGCCACATCCACATCGAGATCGTCGGAACGGACGGGCTCGCATCTGCGGTTGATTTCACGCTCAGCGCCACGCGACTCAAACTGAACATTACCCATAGAACCGACACGACCGAAACAAGAGAGCAAGCAATCGATTTCGAAGTGCCAAACCTCTATGTCGATGAAGTCACAGCGTTTTCAGAATGCATTCTCAACGACACGGAATCACCTGTTCCCGGAATTGAAGCATTGCACCATCAGAAAGTGCTTGATCTGGCACTGAGTGGAGGAGGAAGCGTTTCCTAA
- a CDS encoding polysaccharide deacetylase family protein — translation MKLVALVFGSLTLCVSASSQQDPGKPLDTQAGGIIRTDRSQKEIHLVFTGHEFADGGEHVRGVLAKHRIKASFFFTGDFYRNNQFAGLIAALRRDGHYLGAHSDKHLLYCSWENRDSLLVSRDSFQLDLKANYAEMKRFGISQSDARFFLPPYEWYNDSISTWTKELGLVLVNFTPGTYSNADWTHPELGKQYLGSDSIYARILRYESAKPDGLNGFLFLTHIGTDPRRKDKFYLRLDSLITALGIKGYRFTLLDKSIR, via the coding sequence GTGAAACTTGTCGCTCTCGTTTTTGGCTCCCTGACACTGTGCGTTTCAGCGTCCTCTCAGCAGGACCCAGGTAAGCCACTGGACACTCAAGCCGGCGGCATCATCCGGACTGATCGCTCACAAAAGGAAATCCATCTTGTTTTCACGGGACACGAATTCGCCGATGGGGGTGAACATGTCCGCGGCGTCCTCGCGAAACACCGTATCAAGGCCTCCTTCTTCTTCACAGGGGATTTCTACCGCAACAATCAGTTTGCCGGTCTCATTGCCGCCTTGAGAAGAGACGGCCACTATCTCGGAGCACACTCCGACAAGCATCTTTTGTACTGCTCGTGGGAGAATCGTGATTCACTGCTCGTCTCCAGGGATTCTTTCCAACTCGACCTGAAGGCCAACTACGCGGAAATGAAGCGATTCGGCATCAGTCAATCGGATGCCCGCTTCTTCCTTCCGCCGTATGAATGGTACAACGATTCCATCAGCACCTGGACGAAAGAGCTTGGCCTGGTTCTTGTGAATTTTACCCCCGGCACATATTCGAACGCCGACTGGACACATCCCGAGCTCGGCAAACAATACCTTGGATCGGATTCCATCTACGCACGGATCCTTCGTTACGAATCAGCGAAACCCGACGGCTTGAATGGATTCCTTTTCCTGACTCATATCGGGACCGACCCTCGGCGAAAAGACAAGTTCTATCTTCGCCTCGACAGCCTCATCACAGCGCTGGGGATCAAAGGATATCGTTTTACGCTTCTGGACAAGTCAATCCGATAG
- a CDS encoding efflux RND transporter permease subunit, translating to MHLFDYVRRHAKAILFTIVMFTLSGVALTWVMPVSLFPDVTFPRIVVLADNGEQPVERMMIEVTKPLEEVASSIPGVRTVRSITGRGSTEISIGLDWGSNVQQTLQMLQGRISNVRNELPPTASVQAEQMFVAVFPIHAYSLTSDKLSLVELRDIALYQIRPALLRVKGVAKVEITGGDTREFLVTLSEARLAAYRLNPNQVSEAINKTNVISSSGLVENNYQLYLSLASGLVKSISDLESIVVSIQNGVPIRVSDVATVKPSVADRYIRTTARGRDAVLISIIKQPTGSTVQIGQDVDNEVAKLTLPSEVVFENCYDQGDFIMRSIAGTRDSIIIGVLLAMTVLVVFLRSWRVTLVIALIVPATIATTIVCIYAVGLTLNIMTLGGIAAAVGLIIDDSIVVIENIFKQYAKRKRRDASQGQTMADASTHSLRFMMPAIIGSTASTIVIHIPLAFLGGVTGAFFASLSITMVCAMLISFLFSITLAPLLGSLILRESDFVKEMEKEHRPSRAAEWYGRVCEKLVHYRLLFIPAAMVLILITYVLFERIGSGFMPEMDEGTFVLDYKTPAGTSLTETNRMLMKVEDILMSVPEVDTYARRTGTELGFFMTEPNSGDFLIKLRKERKRGVEDVISEVRSRVSSSEPAMEIEFVQIMMDVIGDLSNNPSPVEIKLFGEDQQLLQSKAQEVKSLIETVPGVVDVFDGIVISGPSFVVDIDPAKTWRAGLNPSDVHEQLETIIRGRTQSNIQKGEKLIGIRVRYPDIYRTDVDKIEGLQLINANNVPIPLRNIATFRKTVGQSEIRREGLRQFIAVTARTSGRDLGSTMEEIKKKLAARLVLPRGVTYDFGGVYQTQQESFIGLFLVALAAFMLVFVVLLFEFGEFAVPFSIFVINVLSLFGVFSALWLSGVTFNISSFVGVIMIIGIVAENAIFVLHAVKAFQAEGMVLDEAIVKAGQVRARPILMTTLAAVFALLPLALGIGTGAQMQQSLAVAVIGGFSVSSLLLFFGLPMIYRLMKR from the coding sequence ATGCACTTATTTGATTACGTCCGTCGCCACGCGAAGGCTATTCTCTTCACTATCGTCATGTTCACCCTCTCCGGTGTCGCGCTGACCTGGGTGATGCCCGTTTCGCTTTTTCCCGATGTCACGTTCCCCAGAATCGTCGTACTGGCAGACAATGGCGAGCAGCCGGTTGAGCGAATGATGATTGAAGTGACCAAGCCATTGGAAGAGGTTGCGAGCTCTATCCCCGGAGTGCGGACCGTTCGCTCAATTACAGGGCGCGGGTCAACGGAGATTTCCATCGGGCTCGACTGGGGGAGCAACGTTCAGCAGACGCTTCAGATGCTGCAAGGGCGGATTTCCAACGTTCGCAACGAGCTCCCTCCGACCGCCTCAGTTCAAGCAGAACAGATGTTTGTCGCTGTCTTCCCGATTCATGCCTACAGCCTTACGTCTGACAAGCTGAGCCTCGTCGAGTTGCGTGATATCGCGCTGTATCAGATCCGGCCTGCCCTGCTCCGCGTGAAAGGCGTCGCCAAAGTGGAAATCACCGGCGGCGACACTCGGGAGTTCCTCGTAACGCTTTCCGAAGCCAGACTCGCGGCCTACCGCCTGAATCCAAATCAGGTCAGTGAAGCGATCAACAAGACCAACGTAATCTCATCGTCGGGCCTGGTTGAGAACAACTACCAGCTCTATCTCTCGCTTGCATCCGGCCTTGTCAAGTCGATCAGCGATCTTGAATCCATCGTGGTGTCAATCCAGAATGGCGTGCCAATACGGGTCTCTGATGTCGCCACCGTCAAACCTTCTGTCGCTGATCGCTACATACGTACAACGGCTCGTGGACGTGACGCGGTCTTGATAAGCATCATCAAGCAACCAACGGGAAGCACTGTTCAGATCGGCCAGGATGTCGACAACGAGGTAGCAAAACTTACACTCCCATCTGAAGTGGTTTTTGAGAATTGCTATGACCAGGGAGACTTCATCATGAGGTCAATTGCCGGGACGCGGGACAGCATCATCATCGGAGTGCTTCTCGCGATGACGGTCCTGGTGGTGTTCCTGAGAAGTTGGCGGGTAACGCTCGTGATCGCTCTCATTGTGCCTGCCACGATCGCAACGACGATCGTGTGTATCTACGCGGTTGGATTGACTCTCAACATCATGACGCTCGGCGGGATAGCGGCCGCAGTGGGCCTGATCATCGATGACTCCATTGTTGTCATAGAGAACATTTTCAAGCAGTACGCCAAACGAAAGCGGAGGGATGCCTCTCAGGGCCAAACGATGGCGGACGCGAGCACCCATTCGCTTCGGTTCATGATGCCGGCGATCATCGGCTCGACTGCGAGCACGATCGTGATTCACATTCCACTGGCGTTCCTGGGAGGTGTGACAGGGGCATTCTTCGCATCGCTCTCGATCACGATGGTGTGTGCGATGCTTATCTCGTTCCTCTTCTCCATTACGCTCGCCCCGCTGCTCGGATCGCTGATTCTCCGGGAGAGCGATTTCGTCAAGGAAATGGAAAAGGAACATCGGCCGTCGCGTGCTGCCGAGTGGTATGGGAGAGTTTGCGAGAAGCTTGTTCATTACCGATTGTTGTTTATTCCTGCGGCGATGGTTCTTATCCTCATTACATACGTACTCTTTGAGAGAATCGGCAGTGGGTTTATGCCCGAGATGGATGAGGGGACTTTTGTTCTCGATTATAAGACGCCAGCCGGGACATCGCTTACAGAGACGAACAGGATGTTGATGAAAGTTGAGGATATTCTCATGTCGGTCCCGGAAGTCGATACGTATGCACGGAGAACCGGAACCGAGCTCGGATTCTTTATGACCGAACCCAACAGCGGCGATTTTCTTATCAAACTGAGGAAAGAAAGGAAACGGGGGGTTGAAGATGTCATTTCCGAAGTGCGGTCGAGAGTGTCATCGTCCGAGCCGGCTATGGAAATTGAATTCGTACAGATCATGATGGATGTTATCGGCGATCTCTCGAACAACCCTTCACCAGTGGAAATCAAATTGTTCGGCGAAGATCAGCAACTCCTGCAGTCAAAAGCACAGGAGGTAAAGTCTTTGATCGAGACCGTGCCTGGTGTCGTCGACGTGTTTGACGGAATAGTGATATCCGGTCCCTCCTTCGTCGTGGATATCGACCCTGCGAAAACGTGGCGGGCAGGTCTCAATCCGAGCGACGTACACGAGCAACTGGAAACAATCATTCGGGGTCGTACTCAGAGCAACATACAGAAGGGGGAGAAGCTTATCGGTATCCGTGTTCGGTATCCGGATATCTACCGGACCGATGTGGACAAAATCGAGGGGCTTCAGTTGATAAACGCGAATAACGTCCCTATCCCCCTCCGCAACATTGCCACGTTTCGAAAAACAGTTGGCCAGTCAGAGATCCGCCGCGAGGGACTGCGCCAGTTCATCGCAGTCACGGCTCGCACGTCAGGCCGTGACCTGGGAAGCACAATGGAGGAAATCAAGAAGAAGCTGGCTGCCCGACTTGTCTTGCCGCGAGGTGTTACATACGACTTCGGAGGCGTGTATCAAACGCAACAAGAATCATTCATCGGCCTCTTTCTTGTCGCACTTGCGGCATTCATGCTGGTGTTTGTCGTCTTGTTGTTCGAATTCGGAGAGTTCGCCGTTCCGTTCTCGATTTTTGTTATCAATGTGCTATCGCTGTTTGGCGTTTTCTCCGCTCTCTGGCTGTCGGGAGTGACCTTCAACATATCGAGTTTCGTCGGTGTCATCATGATCATTGGTATTGTCGCGGAAAACGCAATTTTCGTGCTCCATGCAGTCAAGGCCTTCCAGGCAGAAGGAATGGTTCTTGACGAGGCCATCGTGAAGGCAGGGCAAGTCCGAGCTCGGCCAATTCTGATGACAACGCTCGCTGCGGTGTTCGCTCTCTTGCCTCTTGCATTGGGAATCGGCACCGGAGCTCAAATGCAGCAGTCGCTTGCAGTCGCTGTGATCGGCGGATTCTCCGTTTCAAGCCTTCTGCTCTTCTTTGGTTTGCCAATGATCTACAGGCTGATGAAGCGCTAA